The Gemmatimonas sp. region TACTTCTATCCCGACTTGCCGAAGGGCTATCAGATCTCGCAGTTCGATCAGCCCATCGCGACCGGTGGTACCATCGTTGTCGATGACACCGCCACGCCTCCTCGCGCGATCCGCGTGCATCGCGTGCACATGGAAGAGGATGCGGGAAAGTCGGTGCACGATCGCTTCCGCGACGCGACCGCGATCGACCTGAATCGCGCCGGCACGCCGCTGATCGAAATCGTGTCGGAGCCGGAGATTCACTCGGCGGCCGATGCGGTGAGTTATCTCCGCCGCCTCAAGCAGATCCTCGAGTACACCGAAGTCTCCGACGCCAACATGGAGGAAGGCTCGCTCCGCGTGGACGTGAACATCTCCATACGCCCGCGCGGCGTGGAGACACTCGGCACCAAGACCGAAGTCAAGAACCTCAATTCGTTCTCGTCCGCTGAGCACGCCGTCGAAGTGGAGTTTGCGCGGCAGTGTGCCATTCTCGAGAGTGGTGGTCGCGTCGAGCAGCAGACGTTGCTGTACGACGAGAAGCGCAATCAGGTGCGCTCCGCGCGCAGCAAGGAAGGCAGCCACGACTACCGCTACTTCCCGGAGCCGGATCTTCCGCCGCTCGTGCTGGTCGACGAGTTCGTGCAGCGTCAGCGTGAGGCGCTTCCGGAGTTGCCGGCCGCCAAGCGCGAGCGCTTTGTAACGCAGTACGGTCTCGGCGCGGCCGACGTCGATCAGCTCATTGTGAACCGAACCCTGGCGGATCGCTTCGAAGCGGTCGCCTCGGCGGCGGGTGACCCGCGCCGCGCGGCGAACTGGATGCTGGGACCGGTGCTGGCGGCGGTGAACGCGTCCGGTGGGTCACTGCTCGACCATGCCGTCGATCCGGCCCGGCTTGGTGCGCTCATCAAACTCGAAGCGCAGGGCGAGCTGTCCAACACGGCCGCCCGACAGATCTTCACGCTGATGGAACGTGAACCGGTCGAGCCGCTGGCGATCGCCACGCGCGATGGCCTGTTGAAAGTCTCGGACGACGCGGCACTCGTTGCGTGGATTGACGAAGTCTTTGCCGAATCACCCACCGAGGCCGCGCGCTTCATGGCTGGCGAACGCAAACTGCAAGGCGTGCTGGTCGGTCAGGTCATGAAGAAGTCGAAGGGCTCAGCCGATCCGAAGAAAGTCAATCAGTTGCTGGCCGCTCGCGCGGAGTAAACAGCGGCGTTGGCAGCGACGCGGCATGCCGGAGCTCGGATACCGGCATGCCGAACATGCGATCCGCTTCGAGTGCGGCGCGGACATCGCCGCCTTCGCGCTTGGCCTGACGTCGGACCTTTTTCGCGTCTCGTAGTGGCCCGTCGCCGGACGGATCGAAACGAAAGGCATCGCTGGTGTCCCAGCGATTGAACAGATCGACGATGTAGTCGAACGAGCGCGCCATGTAGCGCCCGACTTCGGCATCGCTCAGGTCCCAGCGACTCTTCTCCGACACGAGCTGGAAAATGCGCTGCCACGAGTCCGTGTCGGTCACATACACCATGCCGCGGAAGATGCGGCGGTTGGTCGGCGTGCCGAAGAGCGTCGGGCTCAAAATGCGATCGAGGTGCTGATCGGCCGGCGAGTGGTCGACCGACAAGAGCTCGCGCGCGCGACGTGGCCATGGATCGCCAAGATGCGTATCGATCCGGCTCTCCCAGTAGCTGTGACCGAGCGCGGTGGTGCTCGATGTCACGGCCAGCTGGCGCGGCACGAAGAAGTTGTGCGCCACGACGTCGGCGGCCAGGTGCGCGAGATACCCGAGACCAAACGCGCGCAGCGATGGCGGCGCCGCATCGTCGTGAATCTCGAGTCCGACACGCCACGAGTGACAATGGCGTCCCACTTCGGCGTACTTCTTCGCAATGCTGGTATCGGCGGCAATCGACCCGTACAGGAAATCGGTCGGATAGGCCGCGAGCAGCTCGGCGATGGTCGATGGCACGAGAGACAGATTCCGAAGGAGCGCGTCGCCCAGAAACACGTGGGTTCCCGGCGTCCACGCCCAGGCATCCGTCGGGAAGAGCACCAGCGCGACCAACAAGGCGAGTCCCCCCGCAATCCAGGCGCGGTGGCAGAAGCGCACAGCGCGCTCAGTCGTCGTCGTCGTCGGCATCCACGGGGGCAGGAGTACGACGCGGCCGTGGGTGGCTCAACCCGTTCGTCAATTCGCCAGCACCAACGCGTACACCGCGCACCGCCGAGACGGCCGAGAGCGCGGTATCCTCCAACTCGTCTTGCAGCACGTCCAGCACCGCATTCACGTCGTCCACACGCCGTGCCGTCCGGTCCGCTGCGTCCAGTAGCTGTTCACTCAAGGCTTCGGCCGCACCGGTGACGCGTTCCACGTCGGTGCGCAGCATGGCCACCACCTCTCGTGCGTCACCGACCATGGCGCTCGCGCTCGCCAGCAATGGCTTCGTGTCCCTCGTGAGTCGATCCACCGTCTCGTTGAACTTGTGTACCGCGGCGCGCGTGGAGAGGATCAACAGGATCGTCGCAATGAGCACGCCGATGCCGAGACACAGCACGACGATCTGGAGCACGCCACTCGTCCACTCGAACAGGCCGCGCTCGGAGATCGTACGGGCGATGATGGTGTCCGGAAGCGTTGCGGCCTGCAGAAGCCGCGCAGACAACGCACTGACAAAGGTCATGATGATGATCTAAGGGTTTCCGGCAGGGTCGGGAAGGGGGGACGTGCGTGACGCTTTCGCGGCTGCTATCCTTCCGATTGACCGAGTGCTCCGCCCAATCGCCGCGTCCAACCCCGAGTGCATGTCCGCCGTCCAGTTCATTGTCGAAGGGGGTCAGCGTCTCAGTGGCTCTATCCGTCCAGCAGGCAATAAGAATGCCGCGCTGCCGATCGTCGCTGCCACGCTCCTGACCGATCAGCCGGTGCAGCTGCACAACGTGCCTCGGATCCGGGACATCGAGACGCTTGTCGAACTCGTGCGCACCACGGGGGCGGAATGCGAATGGAACGGCCCGAACTCCCTGCGCGTGCATGCGAAATCGGTGCAAGCCGCCGATCTCGATCCGCAGATGTGCGCGCGGATCCGTGCTTCAATTCTGCTCGCCGCGCCACTGCTCGCGCGCTGCGGCACGGTCACGCTCTCACCTCCCGGTGGCGACGTCATCGGTCGTCGTCGGCTCGACACGCATTTTCACGTGCTGCAGGCCCTCGGGGCCGAGTATGAGCTGGGAGAGCGCTTCCGCTTTACCGCGAAGGCCCTGACCGGCGCCGACGTATTTCTTGATGAACCGAGTGTCACGGCCACCGAGAACGCACTGATGGCGGCCGTCGCGGCGACGGGGCGCACGGTTCTCCGCAATGCGGCCAGCGAACCGCACGTGCAGGACCTCGCGCGCTTTCTCGTCGCACTGGGCGCGCGCATCGACGGTATCGGGTCGAATGTGTACACGATCGAAGGCGGCATGCCGCTCGGCGGTGCGACACATGAGATCGGTCCCGACCACATCGAAGTCGGCTCGTTCATTGGCCTTGCGGCGGTGACCCAATCGGAAATTCGGATCGAGCGGGCGGGCGTCGAACATCTCCGCAGCACGCTGATGGGCTTCGCGCGTCTCGGGATCTCGTGCATCATCGAGGGGGACGATCTGATTGTGCCCGCCGAGCAGTCGCGCGTGATCCAGAGCGACCTCGGGGGACATGTGCCGAAGCTCGAGGATCAGCCGTGGCCCGCGTTTCCGGCCGACGTGATGTCCATCGCCATCGTCACGGCGACGCAATGCGAAGGCATGATCCTCATGCACGAAAAGATGTTCGAGTCGCGTCTCTATTTCACCGACAAGTTGGTGAGCATGGGCGCCCGCATCGTGCTGTGCGATCCGCACCGCGCCATCGTGTCGGGGCCCACCAAGCTGCGAGGCAGCACGGTGGAGTCGCCCGACATCCGCGCCGGAATGGCGATGTTACTGGCCGCCCTCTGCGCGGACGGCACCAGCGTCATTAACAACGCCCAGCAGATCGAGCGCGGCTACGAGCGGATCGAGGACCGGCTCGGAGCGCTCGGTGCCCACATCCGTCGCGTCGAATTGAGCGCGCGCTGAGTCGGGGGCAGCGATGAGTCTGATGCCGCTTGGGTCGGCCGAGCCGGTCATGGGCATGCCCGACGGCGTACTGGCCTGGACGACGACGCGCGCCGACGGCTCCTACGGGTTGGGATCCGCGGACCCGGTTGGTGAGGTCATAGAGCGCTGGGCGCGACTGCAAGACGGACTCGCGTCGCTCCGCATCGATCGGCTGGCGACGGCCCATCAAGTTCACGGGGCCGTCGTTGAACGGCATCAGGGCGGGTGGCGAGGCTGGCTGCGACTCCGCGGCGTCGATGGGCACGTCACCAACACACCCGGCACGGCGTTGGCTGTCACGATCGCCGACTGCACCCCCGTGTTCGTGGCGCACCCCGGCGGCGCGGTCGCCGCGTTGCACGCCGGATGGCGAGGCACCGCCGCCCGGATTCTCGATGTCGGTTTCGACGCACTCGCCGCGATGGGGTATCCGGCTGATGAATGCGTGGTGCACCTGGGCCCATCGATTTGCGGCGCGTGCTATGAAGTGGGGCCCGAGGTCTTGGGCGCGGTGTACGGAGTTCCGGCGGCCGGAAAGGGGCTGCTGGATGTCCGCGAGGTGCTGCACGATCACGCCAGGCGGCGTGGGGTCAACCAGATTTTCCCCAGTTCCGCGTGTACCCGATGCCACGCCGACCGCTTCTTCAGCCATCGCGGCGGAGATTCGGGTCGGCAGTTAGGCGTCATTGCGCTCCAGTCATCTTGACCTTGTAGGGGGTGGGGCGTAGGTTGCCAGTCTACGTAGTAACTCCTTCGTGACTTTCGCCCGCCTAGCGCGGGTGGGTGAAGTGTGGGGATGGTCCCCACACTTTTTTGTTCTTCGGTGTTTGGTTTTTTTCTGGTTCTTACTGGAGACGTGCAGGTGGGCGAGATCGTCGAACCCATTGTCGCACAAGAGCTTGACACGCTTGGTTTCGATTTGGTGGAGCTGCGACGCGGGGGCTCACGCTCTCGTCCCGTGCTCGAGATCCGGATCGACCGGCGCGACGGCACGAAGGTGACGATCGAAGACTGTGCCAAGGCGTCCCGCGCGGTTGAAGCGCGACTGGAAGCCCAGGCGTTGGTCGGAGAGCAGTATGTATTGGAAGTTTCGTCGCCGGGCGCAGACCGGCCGTTGAAGACCGCTGCAGATTGGCGCCGATTCGTCGGACGCCGGGCAACGGTAACGAGCGGCGCGCTGGCGGGGGGTAAACAGGAAGTCGAGATCCTTGCGCTGGATGGCGAGGAAGGCGCCGAAGTCGCGCTGGTGCGTGATCCGAAGGGGCGGGAGTTCCAACTCCCACTCGTCGAGGTCACCCAAGCGCGATTGGCGTTTCACTGGAAACGATAGGGGAGACGGATGGCCGGATCAGCGGAAATTCTCGCAGCATTCCGTGAACTGTCGAATCTGAAGCAGATCACGCGCGAGGAGCTGCACGGGCTTCTCCAGGACGGCATTCATGCCGCTCTGGCTAAGAAGCACGGGGCCAACGTGCAGGCAGAAGTCGAGATCAACGAGGAGAAGGGCGCAATCCGCATCGTGCTGCTGAAGACGGTGGTGGAAGAAGTGACCGATGCGGCCCGTGAGGTCCCGCTCGAAGAGGCGCGGTTCATGGACCCCGAGTTCCAGATCGGGGACGTGATGGAGATCGAGGTCGATTTCAATGAATTCGGCCGCACCGCCGTGCAAGCCGCCAAACAGCGCATCGTGCAGCGCGTGCGTGAAGGCGAGCGAACGCGCATTCGCGACGAATTCGCCGGCCGCGTCGGAGATCTCCTCTCCGGTGAAGTCCAGCAGATCGAGCGTGGCAAGCTGGTCGTCATGCTCAACAAGTTCCGTGAAGCGGAAGCGATCATTCCGTATCGCGAGCAGAACCATCGCGAGCACTACCATCAGGGTGAGCCCGTCCGGGCGGTCCTCAAGCGGGTCGAAGACACGCCAAAGGGTCCGCGACTGATTCTGAGCCGCTCCGATGCGCTGTTCGTGCAGGCGCTGTTCAAGCTCGAGGTGCCCGAGATTCAGCAGGGCATCGTGGAGATCAAGGCGGCTGCGCGTGAAGTCGGCAGCCGCACCAAGATCGCCGTCACGTCCCGTGATGACGCAGTCGATCCGGTCGGCGCGTGCGTCGGCCTCAAGGGATCGCGCGTCCAAGCGGTCGTGAACGAACTGGGCGGCGAGCGCATCGACATTGTGCCGTGGTCGCCCGATCCGGAACGCTTTGCCAAGCTGGCGCTCGCGCCGGCCCGTGTGGCACGCGTGTTCAGTGACGCGATGTCGCGGACGATTCAGGCGGTCGTGGACGAAGACCAGCTGTCGCTGGCGATCGGCCGCAATGGCCAGAACGTGCGTCTCGCCTCTGAGCTCACCGGATGGAAGATCGATCTGTACTCGAGCCGTGAGTGGATGGAGAAGGGCGGAGAAGCGCCGCTGTTCGCACCGCTACCCGAGGAAGAAGAAGCAGATGTGCCGCTCAACGAGATCGAAGGGCTCGAAATCGGAACGGTCGCCGTCCTGGCAGAAGCTGGCCTGACGACGCTCAACGACATTCTCGATCTCGATCGCGATGATCTCCTGCGTTTGCCTGGTATCGCTCCCGAAGAGGCCGATCGGATCATGGCCATCATCGACGAGCTCACCACGGAAGACGAAGGCGAAGCTGGGAGTTCTAGCGAGTGAGTGATGAACCCCGCGAAGTGCCGACGCTCGACGATACCGTGCGCCGAAAGGTGCTCGGACTGATCGGGCTCGGCGCGCGCGGCCGGCTCATCGTGGTAGGCGCCGAACGCGTCGCCATTGAAGCAGGCAAAGGGAAAGTGGTGCTGGCGGTGGTCGCGAGCGATGTCTCGCGCCATTCGCTGGAGAAGGTCGTGCCGGTCCTTCGGGCCCGTCGCATCGAAACGTTGGAGTGGCCGAGTGCGGCCGAGCTGGGCGGTGCTGTCGGGAGGGATACGACAGCGGCGATCGGGATTGTAGATCAAGCGCTGGCGCGCGGTATCCGTAGCGCCGTGGCCGGGGCAACCCCGGCAGGCGACGCGACGCGCGTTTCGCGTTAGGAGGACGGGTTGAGCAAGCTTCGTGTGCATGACATGGCGGGTGAGTTCGGTATCTCGGCTGACGAGGTTATCGCGCTGCTGCGCCAGATGGACGTTCCAGTTCGCAGCCATTTGTCGCTGCTGACCGACGATCAGGTTTCCCGTATTCGCGCCCGATGGGAGCGCGAAAAGCGCGTGCGCGCCGAAAAGGCGCAGCCCGCACCGGCCGCCGCGCCTCGGCGCCGTCGCACGGGAGCCGCCGCTGGACCCGATGCCCCGGCCCCTGTGGTCGAGGCCGAAGCGCCAGCCCCGGCGGTTCGCCGCCGTCGCGCGGCCGAGGTCGATGCCCACGCCGGTGATGTCCACGCCGGTGATGTCCCGCCAACGGAAGCGCACGCCGCAGAGCCGCATGTGGAAGAGGCGCATCCGGTGGAGGCCAAGGTTGAGGCCACCCACTCGGCGGCTGCGTCGTCCGCCGATCAGGCGCCTGTCGAACCGGCGCCGGAAGTCCGCGCTGACATCGAACACGTGTCGGTCGAACGTGCCGCCGAGCTGAAGGCCGCGGCGGCCAATGAGCCGGTCGCGGTGCGTGCGGAAGCGCCCGTCGTCGAAGCGCCTCCCGCGCCCAAGCCGAAGCCCAAGCCCGTCAGCTTCGAGCGGAAGGACACGGCTCCGGCCCAGCGTCCGGCCATGGTATCTGCGCCAACGCCGCGACCGGCGCCGATCGTCGAACGCCCCGCCGTCGCCACACCGCCTGCCGCGTCGGTCGCCCCGGTTGCCGCGTCGGCGTCCGCCGCGACATCCGTCGCCTCCGATGCGCCGGCCGTACCGTCGGCTCCGTTGCCGGCCGATCGTCCGCGTCCCCGTCCCGTCGTGCCCGGCGCTCCGCGTCCCGGCCGCATGGGTGGGTCGCCGAATTTTGGTGGTGCTCGTCCGATCGCGTCCGCCGCTCCTGGTGGTGGACTCGGTCAGGGACAGCGTCGCGATGACCGTCGCCCCGGCGGCCCGCAGGGCGGCCAGGGTGGCGCGCCCGGTGGTGGCCAGGGTGGTCAGCCGGGACAGGGCACGCAGGGAACGGGAATGGCCGCGAGCGCGCAGAGTCAGCAGCGCCGTGGTAAGAAGGGCAAACGTGGGGCGGTCGATCAAGAAGCCGTGTCGGCCAATATCACGAAGACGATGACCGCCATGCGCGGCGCGGGAGCGCGCGGCCGCGGTGGACGTCGATTCGGTGCCGACATGCGGGCCGAGATGGAGGAGCAGCGCGTTGCCGCGGTCGAGAAGGAACGGAAAACCGTCCGCGTCAACGAGTTCATTACGGTGTCCGAACTCGCGAAGATCCTTGGCGTTTCCGCTACACAGATCGTCGGCTTCGCGTTCAAGACGCTCGGGCTCATGGTGACGATCAACCAGCGACTCGACTTCGACCAGATCGAGCTGATTGCCGGTGAATTCGGCTTCCAGGCCGTGAAGGAAAGCGATTACGCCGCCGATCTGCAGGAAGAGCAGGTGATAGACGCGCCGGAAGACCTCCGTCCGCGCCCGCCCGTCGTCACGATCATGGGTCACGTCGACCATGGTAAGACGTCGCTGCTCGACTACATCCGGAAGGCCAACGTGGTCGCTGGCGAAGCCGGCGGCATCACGCAGCACATCGGTGCCTATCACGTGGAGGTCGCCAACAAGCGCCTCATCACGTTTCTCGACACCCCGGGTCACGAAGCGTTTACCGCCATGCGTGCCCGCGGTGCTCAGGTCACCGACATCGTCGTCATCGTCATCGCGGCCGACGACCAGGTCATGCCGCAAACCGTCGAAGCGATCTCGCATGCGAAGAGCGCCGGCGTCCCGATCATCATTGCCATCAACAAGGTCGATTTGCCCACGGCGCAGATCGCCAAGGTGAAGCAGGACCTGCTGCAGCACGAAGTCGTGCTCGAAGAATTCGGCGGAACGGTGCTGCATTCCGAGATCTCGGCCAAGAAGGGAACGGGTGTCGACGAACTGCTCGATCAGATCCTGCTGCAGGCCGACATTCTCGAACTCAAGGCCAATCCGTCGCGTCGTGCGGTCGGATCGGTGGTCGAAGCCCAGCTCGACCAGGGTAAGGGACCGGTCGCCACTGTGCTCGTGTCCAACGGCACGCTCAAGGTCGGCGACGATTACATCTGCGGCATCTACTCTGGTCGCGTGCGCGCCATGCTTGACGAGCGTGGCAAGGCCGTGAAGTCGGCCGGACCCGCGATCCCGGTGCAGATTCTGGGTCTCAGCGGTGTGCCGATGGCGGGCGACCAACTGCTCGTGGTCGAAGACGCCTCCGAGGCGCGCGATATCGCGCAGCGTCGTGAACGTCTCGATCGTGAAGCGAAGAGCCGCCGCAGCACGCGTGGATTGGTGTCGCTCGAAGACTTCATGTCGCAGACCAGCGCCGGCCAGAAGCGTTCGTTGCGATTGGTCATCAAGGCCGACCAGGGCGGTCCGGCGGAAGCGCTGGCCGACGCCCTCGGTCAGCTCTCCAACCCCGAAGTGCAGGTCGAAATCCTGCACCGCGGTGTCGGTGCGATCGCCGAAACGGACATCCTGCTCGCGAAGGCCTCGGGAGCCATCATCATCGGCTTCCACGTGCGTCCTGACAACAACGCCCGCGCGGCAGCCGAGCGCGAAGGCGTGGACATCAAGCTGTATCGCATCATCTACGAGGCCGTGGCCGACGTGAAGGCCGCCCTTGAAGGCATGCTGCGACCGGAGTCGCGCGAAGTGGTGTACGGCGAAGCCGAGGTGCGCGAAACGTTCAAGGTCGCGCGTATCGGAACGATTGCTGGCTGCATCGTGCGCTCGGGCAACATGAACCGGAAGGGACGTATGCGCGTCATCCGGGACGGCGTCGAAATTTACGACGGCGGCATCGCGTCACTGCGTCGCTTCAAGGACGATGTGAACGAGGTGAAGGAAGGCTACGAGTGCGGTATCGGCATCGAGAACTTCAACGACGTCAAGATCGGCGACGTCTTCGAATGCTACCGCACGGAAGAAGTGGCTCGTACTCTCGACCAGGCTGCAAAGTCCTGAGGAGGCAGTATGGGCGAACCGCGGCGACCTGACCGCGTGGCCGAATCGATTCGCGAACAAGTGGCGACCTTCCTTGCCGAAGGCGCCAAGGACCCGCGAATTCGTGGCTTCGTCACCGTGACTGCGGTGGAGATGACACGCGACCTTCGGCACGCGA contains the following coding sequences:
- the gatB gene encoding Asp-tRNA(Asn)/Glu-tRNA(Gln) amidotransferase subunit GatB translates to MSTASPSTGTPIDWELVIGLEVHCQLKTRSKIFCGCATSFGEAPNTNTCPVCLGLPGALPVLNAHAVELATRASLALGSTVHNTSVFARKNYFYPDLPKGYQISQFDQPIATGGTIVVDDTATPPRAIRVHRVHMEEDAGKSVHDRFRDATAIDLNRAGTPLIEIVSEPEIHSAADAVSYLRRLKQILEYTEVSDANMEEGSLRVDVNISIRPRGVETLGTKTEVKNLNSFSSAEHAVEVEFARQCAILESGGRVEQQTLLYDEKRNQVRSARSKEGSHDYRYFPEPDLPPLVLVDEFVQRQREALPELPAAKRERFVTQYGLGAADVDQLIVNRTLADRFEAVASAAGDPRRAANWMLGPVLAAVNASGGSLLDHAVDPARLGALIKLEAQGELSNTAARQIFTLMEREPVEPLAIATRDGLLKVSDDAALVAWIDEVFAESPTEAARFMAGERKLQGVLVGQVMKKSKGSADPKKVNQLLAARAE
- a CDS encoding zinc dependent phospholipase C family protein; this encodes MPTTTTTERAVRFCHRAWIAGGLALLVALVLFPTDAWAWTPGTHVFLGDALLRNLSLVPSTIAELLAAYPTDFLYGSIAADTSIAKKYAEVGRHCHSWRVGLEIHDDAAPPSLRAFGLGYLAHLAADVVAHNFFVPRQLAVTSSTTALGHSYWESRIDTHLGDPWPRRARELLSVDHSPADQHLDRILSPTLFGTPTNRRIFRGMVYVTDTDSWQRIFQLVSEKSRWDLSDAEVGRYMARSFDYIVDLFNRWDTSDAFRFDPSGDGPLRDAKKVRRQAKREGGDVRAALEADRMFGMPVSELRHAASLPTPLFTPRERPATD
- the murA gene encoding UDP-N-acetylglucosamine 1-carboxyvinyltransferase; its protein translation is MSAVQFIVEGGQRLSGSIRPAGNKNAALPIVAATLLTDQPVQLHNVPRIRDIETLVELVRTTGAECEWNGPNSLRVHAKSVQAADLDPQMCARIRASILLAAPLLARCGTVTLSPPGGDVIGRRRLDTHFHVLQALGAEYELGERFRFTAKALTGADVFLDEPSVTATENALMAAVAATGRTVLRNAASEPHVQDLARFLVALGARIDGIGSNVYTIEGGMPLGGATHEIGPDHIEVGSFIGLAAVTQSEIRIERAGVEHLRSTLMGFARLGISCIIEGDDLIVPAEQSRVIQSDLGGHVPKLEDQPWPAFPADVMSIAIVTATQCEGMILMHEKMFESRLYFTDKLVSMGARIVLCDPHRAIVSGPTKLRGSTVESPDIRAGMAMLLAALCADGTSVINNAQQIERGYERIEDRLGALGAHIRRVELSAR
- a CDS encoding polyphenol oxidase family protein; the encoded protein is MSLMPLGSAEPVMGMPDGVLAWTTTRADGSYGLGSADPVGEVIERWARLQDGLASLRIDRLATAHQVHGAVVERHQGGWRGWLRLRGVDGHVTNTPGTALAVTIADCTPVFVAHPGGAVAALHAGWRGTAARILDVGFDALAAMGYPADECVVHLGPSICGACYEVGPEVLGAVYGVPAAGKGLLDVREVLHDHARRRGVNQIFPSSACTRCHADRFFSHRGGDSGRQLGVIALQSS
- the rimP gene encoding ribosome maturation factor RimP, encoding MVPTLFCSSVFGFFLVLTGDVQVGEIVEPIVAQELDTLGFDLVELRRGGSRSRPVLEIRIDRRDGTKVTIEDCAKASRAVEARLEAQALVGEQYVLEVSSPGADRPLKTAADWRRFVGRRATVTSGALAGGKQEVEILALDGEEGAEVALVRDPKGREFQLPLVEVTQARLAFHWKR
- the nusA gene encoding transcription termination factor NusA is translated as MAGSAEILAAFRELSNLKQITREELHGLLQDGIHAALAKKHGANVQAEVEINEEKGAIRIVLLKTVVEEVTDAAREVPLEEARFMDPEFQIGDVMEIEVDFNEFGRTAVQAAKQRIVQRVREGERTRIRDEFAGRVGDLLSGEVQQIERGKLVVMLNKFREAEAIIPYREQNHREHYHQGEPVRAVLKRVEDTPKGPRLILSRSDALFVQALFKLEVPEIQQGIVEIKAAAREVGSRTKIAVTSRDDAVDPVGACVGLKGSRVQAVVNELGGERIDIVPWSPDPERFAKLALAPARVARVFSDAMSRTIQAVVDEDQLSLAIGRNGQNVRLASELTGWKIDLYSSREWMEKGGEAPLFAPLPEEEEADVPLNEIEGLEIGTVAVLAEAGLTTLNDILDLDRDDLLRLPGIAPEEADRIMAIIDELTTEDEGEAGSSSE
- a CDS encoding ribosomal L7Ae/L30e/S12e/Gadd45 family protein, coding for MSDEPREVPTLDDTVRRKVLGLIGLGARGRLIVVGAERVAIEAGKGKVVLAVVASDVSRHSLEKVVPVLRARRIETLEWPSAAELGGAVGRDTTAAIGIVDQALARGIRSAVAGATPAGDATRVSR
- the infB gene encoding translation initiation factor IF-2 yields the protein MSKLRVHDMAGEFGISADEVIALLRQMDVPVRSHLSLLTDDQVSRIRARWEREKRVRAEKAQPAPAAAPRRRRTGAAAGPDAPAPVVEAEAPAPAVRRRRAAEVDAHAGDVHAGDVPPTEAHAAEPHVEEAHPVEAKVEATHSAAASSADQAPVEPAPEVRADIEHVSVERAAELKAAAANEPVAVRAEAPVVEAPPAPKPKPKPVSFERKDTAPAQRPAMVSAPTPRPAPIVERPAVATPPAASVAPVAASASAATSVASDAPAVPSAPLPADRPRPRPVVPGAPRPGRMGGSPNFGGARPIASAAPGGGLGQGQRRDDRRPGGPQGGQGGAPGGGQGGQPGQGTQGTGMAASAQSQQRRGKKGKRGAVDQEAVSANITKTMTAMRGAGARGRGGRRFGADMRAEMEEQRVAAVEKERKTVRVNEFITVSELAKILGVSATQIVGFAFKTLGLMVTINQRLDFDQIELIAGEFGFQAVKESDYAADLQEEQVIDAPEDLRPRPPVVTIMGHVDHGKTSLLDYIRKANVVAGEAGGITQHIGAYHVEVANKRLITFLDTPGHEAFTAMRARGAQVTDIVVIVIAADDQVMPQTVEAISHAKSAGVPIIIAINKVDLPTAQIAKVKQDLLQHEVVLEEFGGTVLHSEISAKKGTGVDELLDQILLQADILELKANPSRRAVGSVVEAQLDQGKGPVATVLVSNGTLKVGDDYICGIYSGRVRAMLDERGKAVKSAGPAIPVQILGLSGVPMAGDQLLVVEDASEARDIAQRRERLDREAKSRRSTRGLVSLEDFMSQTSAGQKRSLRLVIKADQGGPAEALADALGQLSNPEVQVEILHRGVGAIAETDILLAKASGAIIIGFHVRPDNNARAAAEREGVDIKLYRIIYEAVADVKAALEGMLRPESREVVYGEAEVRETFKVARIGTIAGCIVRSGNMNRKGRMRVIRDGVEIYDGGIASLRRFKDDVNEVKEGYECGIGIENFNDVKIGDVFECYRTEEVARTLDQAAKS